In Robbsia sp. KACC 23696, a single window of DNA contains:
- a CDS encoding TetR/AcrR family transcriptional regulator, whose product MKNQAGANPSSSSSDKILVAATKIAQAHGFSGLNMRTLADNLGIKAASLYYHFPSKADLAAALAKRYWEDSAATLEALWDETSVPASCMRRYPDTFRKSLESENRICLCSFMTAEYDDLPEPVKVEVRAFTEVNVAWLKKVLIAGAMVGASDAENRARAIFAAIAGAQLMARGRSDIRLFDTLIDSYRAAGLIPA is encoded by the coding sequence ATGAAAAATCAGGCGGGGGCGAACCCTAGCTCCAGCTCCAGCGACAAGATCCTCGTTGCGGCGACGAAGATTGCACAAGCGCACGGTTTCAGTGGCTTGAACATGCGCACGCTTGCCGACAATCTGGGTATCAAGGCCGCCAGCCTTTATTACCATTTCCCCAGCAAGGCGGATCTTGCCGCCGCATTGGCCAAGCGTTACTGGGAGGACTCGGCCGCGACGCTGGAGGCTTTATGGGATGAGACGTCCGTCCCGGCCAGCTGCATGCGACGCTACCCGGATACGTTTCGCAAATCGTTGGAAAGCGAGAACCGTATTTGTCTTTGTAGTTTCATGACCGCTGAATACGACGATCTTCCCGAGCCGGTGAAGGTCGAGGTGCGGGCGTTTACTGAGGTAAATGTCGCTTGGCTGAAAAAGGTTCTAATAGCAGGCGCCATGGTTGGGGCATCCGACGCAGAAAATCGCGCACGAGCGATTTTTGCGGCCATTGCTGGTGCGCAATTAATGGCACGTGGCCGTTCCGATATTCGGCTTTTCGATACCTTGATCGATAGCTATCGCGCCGCGGGACTGATACCCGCCTAG
- a CDS encoding mandelate racemase/muconate lactonizing enzyme family protein, translated as MHSPANPAQAAMPSNDKIAWIKLSSVRLPLANPISDAKVLTGRQKPMTEIAMLFAEIETADGHRGLGFSYSKRGGGPGQFAHAKEIAPVLIGEDPSDIARLWDSLCWAGASVGRSGLAVQAIGAFDVALWDIKARRANLSLSKLLGARRDSVRCYNTSGGFLHTPLGQVLKNIDISREKGIGGIKLKVGQPDSALDVERVSTARRHLGDSFPLMVDANQQWDRPTAQRMCRTFEPLDLIWIEEPLDCYDAEGHAALAASFDTPIATGEMLTSVAEHRAFIRARGADFLMPDGPRVGGITPFLKVAALAEEAGIMLAPHFAMELHVHLAACYPTEPWVEHFEWLEPLFNERLETRAGRMLVPNRPGLGLSLSERVPGWTVEQVEIGRRG; from the coding sequence ATGCATTCCCCTGCAAACCCTGCCCAGGCCGCAATGCCTTCCAATGACAAGATCGCGTGGATCAAGCTGTCGTCGGTGCGTTTGCCGCTTGCAAATCCGATTAGCGACGCGAAGGTGCTGACCGGACGACAAAAGCCGATGACCGAGATCGCGATGTTGTTCGCCGAGATCGAGACCGCCGATGGCCATCGCGGCCTGGGCTTCAGCTATTCGAAACGGGGAGGGGGGCCGGGGCAGTTCGCACACGCCAAGGAGATCGCCCCGGTGCTGATCGGCGAGGATCCGAGCGATATCGCGCGATTATGGGATTCGCTGTGCTGGGCGGGCGCGTCGGTGGGGCGTAGCGGCCTGGCGGTGCAGGCGATCGGGGCCTTCGACGTTGCTTTATGGGATATCAAGGCGCGTCGTGCGAATTTGTCCCTGTCGAAATTGCTCGGTGCGCGACGGGATAGCGTGCGTTGCTACAACACCTCGGGTGGCTTCCTGCATACCCCGTTGGGTCAGGTGCTCAAAAATATCGATATCTCGCGTGAGAAGGGTATCGGTGGCATCAAGTTGAAGGTCGGGCAACCGGATTCTGCCTTGGATGTCGAGCGTGTCAGTACGGCGCGTCGCCATCTGGGCGACAGTTTCCCGTTGATGGTGGATGCCAATCAGCAGTGGGATCGCCCGACCGCGCAGCGGATGTGCCGTACATTCGAGCCGTTGGACTTGATATGGATCGAGGAGCCGCTCGATTGCTACGACGCCGAAGGCCACGCGGCGCTTGCTGCAAGCTTCGATACGCCGATCGCGACCGGCGAGATGTTGACCAGCGTGGCGGAGCACCGGGCATTCATTCGCGCGCGCGGGGCGGATTTCCTGATGCCCGATGGACCGCGGGTGGGTGGCATCACGCCTTTCTTGAAAGTCGCCGCGCTGGCGGAGGAGGCCGGCATTATGTTGGCGCCGCATTTTGCGATGGAGCTGCACGTCCATCTGGCGGCGTGCTATCCCACGGAACCCTGGGTCGAACACTTCGAATGGCTCGAACCGCTCTTCAATGAACGACTCGAGACGCGTGCCGGACGCATGCTGGTGCCGAATCGGCCGGGTCTCGGTCTGTCCCTTAGTGAACGGGTCCCGGGCTGGACCGTCGAGCAGGTGGAAATAGGGCGACGAGGCTGA
- the copC gene encoding copper homeostasis periplasmic binding protein CopC → MQRFRSSLTSAALFLSLMGSASLAFAHAHPKTMTPAKDAVVDAAPADVAITYTEGLTARFSKIDVTDHAGQPVAAGPSTVDPKDSTRMSVPLKPLQPGAYTVHWVAVADDGHRTQGDYGFTVK, encoded by the coding sequence ATGCAACGTTTTCGCAGCTCCCTGACATCCGCCGCTTTATTCCTCTCGCTGATGGGCAGCGCTTCGCTGGCATTTGCCCATGCGCATCCCAAAACGATGACCCCTGCGAAAGACGCCGTCGTCGATGCCGCGCCCGCCGATGTCGCCATCACCTACACCGAAGGACTGACCGCGCGCTTCAGCAAGATCGACGTCACCGATCACGCGGGACAGCCCGTTGCCGCCGGGCCATCGACGGTCGATCCGAAGGACAGTACCCGCATGTCCGTTCCGCTGAAACCGCTGCAGCCGGGGGCCTACACCGTTCATTGGGTGGCCGTTGCCGATGACGGGCATCGGACGCAAGGCGACTACGGCTTCACCGTCAAATAG
- a CDS encoding methyl-accepting chemotaxis protein: protein MRSLTLRKKLLLPLLICCLALTLQACISAFQLRDSQLAARKLDLAHVIDTAVSICKFYADEASAGRLPDAEAKARAIAAIGAQRYGASGYITSLTSKSIVIDNPLSPKINGKDMSGFQDARGLYLYQAIAAAGATSEGRGYIEYWWPKPGEKNASPKIGYVARFAPWQMDFIAGEYFDDINADFYVGLAKSGGMLLVLALVVGAVAWRVSADVYGSVGGEPTEAAAVALGIAQGDLSADIKTHAEDRSSLMFSLKEMRTQLSRAIGDIKHSTESITVASKEIASGNHDLSVRTEEQAAALQQTTSSLDELVSTVDRNAENAVRGAALANTASEAAVRGGSAVGEVVTTMRGISESSHKIAEITSVIDGIAFQTNILALNAAVEAARAGEGGRGFAVVAGEVRLLAQRSASAAKEIKTLLDASTARIETGSQLVERCGTTMTDALRSVDAVTKIMSDIAEASSHQTQGINEISKALRQLDSVTQSNAALVEEAAAAAQSLDDQTARLSGAVSVFRV, encoded by the coding sequence ATGCGTTCCTTGACCCTGCGCAAGAAGCTCCTGCTTCCCTTGCTAATCTGCTGTCTCGCGCTGACGCTGCAAGCGTGCATCAGTGCGTTCCAATTGCGGGATAGCCAATTGGCTGCCCGGAAGCTCGATTTGGCCCACGTGATCGATACGGCTGTCAGCATTTGCAAGTTCTACGCGGATGAAGCGAGCGCCGGCCGATTGCCCGACGCCGAAGCCAAGGCCCGCGCGATCGCCGCCATCGGCGCGCAGCGGTATGGCGCGAGCGGGTATATCACCAGCCTGACGAGCAAGTCGATCGTTATCGACAATCCGCTGAGCCCGAAGATCAACGGAAAAGACATGTCCGGTTTCCAGGACGCGCGTGGGCTTTATTTGTATCAAGCCATCGCAGCGGCCGGGGCGACATCGGAGGGCCGCGGCTATATCGAATATTGGTGGCCGAAGCCCGGTGAGAAGAACGCCAGCCCGAAGATCGGCTATGTCGCCCGTTTCGCACCTTGGCAGATGGACTTTATCGCCGGGGAATATTTCGATGACATCAACGCGGACTTTTATGTCGGTCTGGCCAAGTCCGGTGGGATGTTGCTCGTGCTGGCGCTGGTCGTCGGAGCGGTGGCGTGGCGCGTCTCGGCCGATGTCTATGGCTCCGTTGGCGGAGAGCCGACCGAGGCGGCAGCAGTCGCGCTCGGCATTGCCCAAGGCGATTTGAGTGCCGATATCAAGACGCATGCCGAGGATCGCAGCAGTCTGATGTTCTCTTTGAAGGAAATGCGCACGCAGTTGTCGCGCGCGATTGGCGACATCAAGCATTCGACGGAGTCCATCACGGTGGCGTCGAAGGAGATCGCGTCCGGCAATCATGATCTTTCCGTGCGAACCGAGGAGCAGGCCGCGGCACTGCAGCAGACCACTTCCAGCCTTGACGAGCTTGTCAGCACCGTCGATCGGAACGCCGAGAACGCGGTTCGCGGCGCGGCCTTGGCCAACACCGCTTCCGAAGCGGCCGTGCGCGGCGGGAGTGCGGTGGGCGAGGTCGTGACGACGATGCGGGGCATCAGCGAGAGTTCGCACAAGATTGCCGAGATTACCAGCGTGATCGACGGCATCGCGTTTCAGACGAATATCCTCGCCTTGAATGCAGCGGTGGAAGCAGCACGTGCCGGCGAGGGCGGTCGCGGCTTTGCCGTTGTCGCCGGCGAGGTGCGTCTGCTGGCACAACGCAGCGCGAGTGCGGCGAAGGAGATCAAGACCTTGCTGGATGCCTCGACGGCGCGCATCGAGACAGGATCGCAACTGGTCGAGCGTTGCGGCACGACAATGACCGACGCGTTACGTTCGGTCGATGCGGTAACGAAGATCATGAGCGATATCGCCGAGGCATCGTCGCACCAGACGCAAGGGATCAACGAGATCAGCAAGGCCTTGCGGCAACTCGATAGCGTGACGCAGTCCAACGCGGCACTGGTGGAAGAAGCGGCCGCCGCGGCGCAATCGCTGGATGATCAGACGGCACGGTTGAGCGGCGCGGTGTCGGTATTCCGTGTTTAA
- a CDS encoding ester cyclase has protein sequence MSLAETYEAYIACLNARDLDELGRYVADGVIHNGRQLGLSGYREMLVGDYRDIPDLQFRIDFLVVDTSSVASRLHFDCHPKAEFLGVAVNGRHVVFHENVFYRFSAGKIEEVWSVIDKAALEAQLQSLRA, from the coding sequence ATGAGTCTTGCCGAGACATATGAGGCGTATATCGCGTGCCTGAACGCCCGCGACCTGGATGAACTGGGCCGTTACGTGGCGGATGGCGTCATCCACAATGGCAGGCAACTCGGTCTCTCCGGTTATCGCGAAATGCTTGTCGGCGATTATCGCGATATCCCGGATTTACAGTTTCGCATCGATTTTTTGGTGGTGGATACGTCGAGCGTCGCGAGCAGGCTGCATTTCGACTGTCATCCGAAAGCCGAGTTCCTCGGCGTCGCGGTGAACGGTCGGCATGTCGTCTTTCACGAAAACGTGTTCTATCGATTTTCCGCCGGGAAGATCGAAGAGGTCTGGTCCGTGATCGACAAAGCCGCTTTGGAGGCGCAGCTGCAGTCGCTGCGCGCTTAG
- a CDS encoding MFS transporter, producing the protein MSTSPVSSPGTAAHDAAQASSNTAPPQQHARVIFASFIGTAIEFYDFYVYATAAALVIGPVFFPHGSATAQALSAFVTFGIAFIARPIGAFLFGHFGDRIGRKSTLVASLLVMGVSTTLIGLVPGYDSIGSLAPILLCLLRFGQGIGLGGEWGGAALLATENAPDGKRGWYGMFPQLGPSIGFLASNGLFFALTMTLSDAQFRSWGWRIPFIVSAVLVALGLYVRLKIAETPAFQTAIQQHRRVRMPVATLLGRHAWPMVLGALAMVVCYTLFYISTVFSLSFGVGTLHLSRQTFLGMLCVAVLFMALATPLTAWASDRYGRKPVLIAGTLAALLSGFAMAPLLGSGELLSVQLFLIIELFLMGATFAPMGALLPELFPTEVRYTGAGVAYNLGGILGASVAPYIAQVLVSKGGLSWVGGYVSVAAAISLIGVLCMRETRHDSLE; encoded by the coding sequence ATGTCCACTTCCCCCGTTTCATCGCCCGGGACCGCTGCGCATGACGCCGCGCAAGCGTCGTCGAACACCGCGCCCCCGCAGCAACACGCGCGCGTGATATTCGCGAGTTTTATCGGCACGGCAATCGAGTTTTACGATTTCTATGTCTATGCCACGGCGGCCGCGCTCGTCATCGGCCCGGTGTTCTTTCCGCATGGATCGGCCACGGCACAAGCGTTGTCAGCCTTCGTCACGTTCGGCATCGCATTTATCGCCCGGCCGATTGGTGCCTTCCTGTTCGGCCATTTCGGCGATCGCATCGGGCGCAAGTCCACGCTGGTCGCCTCGCTCCTCGTCATGGGCGTGTCGACGACGCTGATCGGGCTGGTTCCGGGCTACGACAGCATTGGCAGCCTCGCCCCTATCCTGCTTTGCCTGCTGCGCTTCGGCCAGGGCATCGGGCTGGGTGGCGAATGGGGTGGCGCCGCCTTGCTGGCCACGGAGAATGCGCCCGACGGCAAACGCGGTTGGTACGGTATGTTCCCGCAACTGGGGCCGTCGATCGGATTTCTGGCGTCCAATGGCTTGTTCTTCGCGCTCACGATGACCTTGAGCGATGCGCAATTCCGCAGTTGGGGCTGGCGCATTCCCTTCATCGTCAGCGCCGTGCTGGTCGCCCTGGGCTTGTATGTCCGTCTTAAAATTGCCGAGACGCCGGCGTTCCAGACGGCGATCCAGCAGCATCGACGCGTGCGCATGCCGGTGGCAACCTTGCTTGGCCGCCATGCCTGGCCAATGGTGCTCGGTGCGCTCGCGATGGTCGTCTGCTACACGCTGTTTTACATTTCGACCGTGTTCTCGCTGTCGTTCGGTGTCGGCACCTTGCATCTGTCGCGCCAGACCTTTCTCGGCATGCTGTGCGTCGCGGTGCTATTCATGGCGCTGGCGACACCGTTGACTGCCTGGGCGAGCGATCGCTATGGCCGAAAGCCGGTCTTGATCGCCGGGACGCTGGCAGCGCTGCTCTCGGGATTCGCGATGGCGCCGCTGCTTGGCAGCGGTGAACTGCTGTCCGTGCAGCTGTTCCTGATCATTGAGCTGTTCTTGATGGGGGCAACGTTCGCACCGATGGGCGCACTGTTGCCGGAACTATTTCCCACCGAAGTGCGCTACACCGGGGCCGGCGTCGCCTACAATCTGGGCGGCATTCTGGGCGCGTCGGTCGCGCCCTATATCGCACAGGTGCTTGTCTCGAAAGGCGGCCTGAGCTGGGTCGGCGGCTATGTCTCGGTCGCAGCGGCAATCAGCCTGATCGGCGTTCTGTGCATGCGCGAGACACGGCACGATAGTCTGGAATGA
- a CDS encoding MFS transporter, with protein sequence MEASAQSRWWRIGGALMTGLFIAYLDRTNLSVALPSVSEDLGFAGPHFAVVSGWVLTIFLIGYAFANIIGGLATRKMEPKTVVIVSFVVWSAATVIAGFATGVTLMLICRFILGAAEGVYWPQMSRFAKDWFAPSELTKANSVIQYYGQFIALATGFMLLTPIYNAFGWRTLFFLTGGIGLVFIVPLYLKLLRPRSEAPFAERHAEVTVSEPLTFSALGGFAYVLLVFSYVTNGMLFWGITLWVPMAVKSIGFSGGAQALASSLPFLAAVLLAIPMSMISDRTNKRVLIAGLGLLIPGVMLLFLPQLTSGYAKLVLITIALGYYASSYTPNIWSILQLTVKPSAVGAASGIMNGLGAGGGGTIAGFLVALLYKQSGSYMLGFTVLGGIVIVGGVALLASGWISTRRRPVGIAAAPVRA encoded by the coding sequence ATGGAAGCTTCCGCACAGAGCCGATGGTGGCGTATCGGCGGCGCGCTGATGACCGGGTTGTTCATCGCCTATCTCGATCGCACCAATCTCTCGGTCGCGCTGCCGTCGGTATCGGAGGATCTGGGCTTTGCCGGTCCGCATTTCGCCGTCGTGTCGGGATGGGTGCTGACGATCTTTCTGATCGGCTATGCGTTCGCCAATATCATCGGCGGTTTGGCGACGCGGAAGATGGAACCGAAGACGGTGGTGATCGTCAGTTTCGTCGTGTGGTCCGCGGCGACCGTGATCGCCGGTTTTGCAACCGGCGTGACGCTGATGTTGATCTGTCGATTCATCCTGGGCGCAGCGGAAGGGGTTTACTGGCCGCAGATGTCGCGTTTCGCGAAGGATTGGTTTGCGCCGAGCGAATTGACCAAAGCGAACTCGGTGATTCAATACTACGGACAGTTCATCGCACTCGCCACCGGCTTCATGTTGCTGACGCCGATCTACAATGCCTTCGGCTGGCGCACGCTGTTCTTTCTGACGGGCGGTATCGGCCTCGTCTTTATCGTGCCGCTCTATCTCAAATTATTGCGCCCGCGTAGCGAGGCGCCATTTGCCGAGCGTCATGCCGAAGTAACGGTCAGCGAGCCTTTGACTTTTTCCGCGCTTGGCGGCTTCGCCTATGTGCTGTTGGTGTTCAGCTACGTCACGAACGGCATGCTTTTCTGGGGCATTACGCTGTGGGTCCCGATGGCGGTGAAATCGATCGGTTTCAGTGGCGGTGCGCAGGCACTGGCAAGCTCGCTGCCTTTCCTGGCTGCGGTGTTGTTGGCCATCCCGATGTCGATGATCAGTGACCGCACGAACAAACGCGTGCTGATCGCGGGTCTCGGTTTGCTGATCCCCGGTGTCATGCTCCTGTTCCTGCCGCAATTGACGAGCGGGTATGCGAAGTTGGTATTGATCACGATTGCGCTAGGGTATTACGCGAGCAGCTATACGCCGAATATCTGGTCCATTCTGCAACTGACGGTGAAGCCGTCCGCCGTGGGCGCCGCATCCGGGATCATGAATGGACTCGGCGCGGGCGGTGGCGGCACAATTGCCGGCTTCCTGGTGGCGCTGCTGTATAAGCAGAGCGGCAGCTATATGCTGGGCTTTACCGTGTTGGGCGGCATCGTCATTGTGGGTGGCGTTGCGTTGCTGGCATCGGGTTGGATCTCGACGCGTCGTCGGCCGGTTGGTATCGCGGCTGCCCCTGTCCGCGCCTGA
- the tcuC gene encoding tricarballylate/proton symporter TcuC translates to MLKDSVYVDPRRGPAKSSTSDNADARPPASAETFSIRPILQVVAGNALEIYDFMIYGYYARYIAQTYFPSDNEYLSLMMSLMTFAFGFLARPVGAIVLGSYTDKHGRRKGLILALSLMSVGIISVAMTPSYASIGVAAPIIVLCGRLLQGFSAGAELGGVVVYLAEIAQPGKRALFTCWQAGSQQVSVMVASLAGLVLLFSLSPTDLHAWGWRIPLLIGCAVIPVMFWLRSSLSETAVFAAKKRTPTMREICASMTGGWRIILRCMGMSALATVMSQIITTYAPTFIKSLNLGEAAGFVILFFGGLTVLIGLPLMALIADRVNRRTMLICVTLLAAATAYPGMAWLAAGPTLLKFAVVEIWFSMLYAAYSAVQVAAMVELVPPGARTAGYAFSQAIAAAILGGFTPAIAAWLSHQFHSNAMVGVWLAANAVLSLVAALSLDKKGTAERQRAMLH, encoded by the coding sequence ATGCTGAAGGATTCCGTCTATGTCGATCCACGGCGAGGGCCCGCAAAGTCGAGCACGAGCGACAATGCCGATGCACGCCCCCCCGCCTCCGCCGAGACGTTTTCGATACGTCCGATCCTGCAGGTCGTCGCGGGCAATGCGCTCGAGATCTACGACTTCATGATCTACGGGTATTACGCCCGCTATATCGCACAAACGTACTTCCCCAGCGACAACGAATACTTGTCCCTCATGATGTCGCTGATGACCTTCGCCTTCGGTTTCCTGGCACGCCCGGTGGGTGCGATCGTGCTGGGCTCCTACACGGACAAGCATGGCCGCCGTAAGGGCCTGATTCTGGCGTTGTCGCTGATGTCGGTCGGCATCATCTCGGTGGCGATGACACCGTCATACGCCAGCATCGGCGTGGCCGCGCCGATCATCGTGCTCTGCGGCCGCCTGTTGCAGGGCTTTTCCGCCGGCGCGGAGCTGGGCGGCGTGGTCGTGTATCTGGCGGAAATCGCACAGCCCGGCAAGCGCGCCTTATTCACCTGCTGGCAAGCGGGTAGTCAGCAAGTATCGGTCATGGTGGCATCGCTGGCCGGCCTCGTCCTGCTTTTCTCGCTCTCGCCGACGGATTTGCACGCCTGGGGCTGGCGTATTCCGCTGCTGATCGGCTGCGCCGTCATCCCGGTGATGTTCTGGTTGCGCTCGAGCCTTTCCGAGACAGCCGTGTTCGCGGCGAAGAAACGGACGCCCACTATGCGAGAGATCTGCGCAAGCATGACGGGCGGCTGGCGCATCATTCTCCGCTGCATGGGCATGTCGGCATTGGCCACGGTCATGTCGCAGATCATCACCACCTACGCGCCCACCTTCATCAAAAGCCTGAATCTGGGAGAAGCCGCCGGTTTCGTCATCCTGTTCTTCGGCGGCCTGACGGTGCTGATCGGTCTGCCATTGATGGCACTGATCGCCGACCGGGTCAATCGCCGGACGATGCTGATCTGCGTCACCTTGCTGGCAGCCGCCACCGCGTATCCCGGCATGGCCTGGCTGGCAGCCGGACCGACCTTGTTGAAATTCGCCGTCGTCGAAATCTGGTTCTCGATGCTGTACGCGGCATATAGTGCAGTGCAAGTGGCCGCGATGGTCGAATTGGTGCCCCCAGGCGCGCGGACCGCCGGTTATGCGTTCTCGCAAGCCATCGCAGCCGCCATCCTCGGAGGTTTCACCCCGGCGATCGCGGCGTGGCTGTCCCACCAATTCCACAGCAACGCCATGGTCGGCGTATGGCTGGCGGCCAATGCCGTCCTCAGCCTCGTCGCCGCGCTGTCGCTGGACAAGAAGGGAACCGCCGAGCGACAACGGGCCATGCTGCACTGA
- a CDS encoding papain-like cysteine protease family protein has protein sequence MSIQTLSHTLQSVAAGEVSGEKLTDPISSTLAKVLNILSLGIYGAYLTSGAAEMENDLLDIGKALMKWDPDTPDIPVQMRIGEQRYELSNTPHGGISLLDRDSGVSREIEGVTIESLRDMVFSDLMNQPDFSRAMEHRIFQDSTTYVDIVGLKQERANACGEASRNMILAYHGKDYAPATNDRFIFEGSDADVVFKPLENANLSPKGLECHTRGAYTSEEIREGLKSGPLLCNLVGHFVVVYGVNVMLDRVQIFCPLLGARSASLKDFNAHLDWADYPEDPISPGNTIDLGDAPLTYIPLTSSQDAAALIFGKSTEPDFSSSVIDKMGVAILRAGFGIKDSWLKSPD, from the coding sequence ATGAGTATCCAAACGTTAAGCCACACGCTACAAAGCGTTGCGGCGGGTGAGGTATCCGGGGAAAAGCTCACGGATCCCATCAGTTCGACACTCGCGAAAGTGCTGAACATTCTGAGCTTGGGCATCTACGGCGCCTATTTGACGAGCGGTGCGGCGGAGATGGAAAACGATCTTCTGGATATTGGAAAAGCCTTGATGAAGTGGGACCCGGATACCCCTGACATTCCCGTTCAGATGCGGATTGGCGAGCAACGCTATGAGCTTTCCAACACGCCCCATGGCGGCATCTCTCTGCTCGATCGCGACAGTGGTGTCTCCCGGGAGATAGAGGGCGTCACGATCGAATCGCTTCGCGATATGGTTTTTTCCGATTTGATGAATCAGCCGGATTTTTCGAGAGCGATGGAACACAGAATTTTTCAGGATTCGACGACGTATGTCGATATCGTCGGGCTGAAGCAGGAACGCGCGAATGCATGCGGTGAGGCCAGCAGAAATATGATCCTTGCCTACCACGGCAAAGACTATGCGCCGGCCACGAACGATCGATTTATTTTCGAGGGGTCGGATGCGGACGTGGTGTTCAAGCCTCTTGAAAATGCCAACCTTTCCCCTAAAGGATTGGAGTGCCACACGCGCGGCGCCTACACGAGCGAGGAAATCAGAGAAGGCTTGAAATCCGGGCCATTGCTTTGCAACCTGGTCGGCCATTTCGTCGTCGTGTACGGTGTGAACGTGATGCTCGATCGGGTCCAGATTTTCTGCCCTTTGCTCGGCGCGCGGAGCGCCAGCCTGAAGGACTTTAATGCACACCTGGATTGGGCGGATTACCCTGAAGATCCTATTAGCCCTGGTAACACTATCGACCTCGGTGATGCTCCACTTACATACATCCCCCTCACAAGCTCCCAGGATGCCGCGGCGTTAATATTTGGAAAGAGTACTGAACCCGATTTCTCATCAAGTGTCATCGATAAAATGGGCGTTGCAATATTGAGGGCTGGCTTTGGTATAAAAGATAGCTGGTTGAAGTCGCCGGATTGA
- a CDS encoding LacI family DNA-binding transcriptional regulator, with product MARARQEGAPAFDGRDSNEMAPKELKTPRGTGKARQAKRGDALTVASAPTPSATSMPMLAATESGEQVTLIDVARVAGVAPMTVSRALNRPELVRDATQQKVLAAVRATGYVPNLLAGSLASNRSRLVAVLLPTIASAVFADTVQALIARLHAANYQTLLGLTEYAAHREEALLEAILGRRPDGVVLAGTDHTALTIARLKQARIPVVEMWDLNANPIDTIIGFSHEAVGIAVARHLFQKGYRRFGIVSVDDPRGLRRSRSAMAELQSLASDHVAMEILAAPATMGLGREGLRRLLDRGNYDAVLCSSDTLAAGVLAEAASRGIAVPVHLGVMGFGDLSAAAHLYPSLSTVRVDGRGIGERVATTLLHRFGVLPAPADCAPADDHRNTIDTGFDIIDRDSTRVL from the coding sequence ATGGCGCGTGCACGCCAGGAAGGCGCGCCGGCATTCGACGGAAGAGACAGCAACGAGATGGCACCAAAAGAGCTGAAAACCCCGCGCGGGACAGGTAAAGCACGGCAGGCAAAACGCGGCGACGCCCTCACCGTCGCCAGTGCGCCGACGCCGAGCGCGACGTCTATGCCGATGCTGGCCGCCACCGAGAGCGGCGAGCAAGTCACGCTGATCGACGTGGCGCGCGTGGCGGGTGTCGCGCCGATGACGGTGTCCCGCGCCTTGAATCGGCCAGAGCTTGTTCGCGATGCGACACAGCAGAAGGTGCTTGCGGCCGTCCGCGCCACCGGCTATGTGCCGAACCTTCTCGCCGGCAGTCTGGCGAGCAACCGCAGCCGCCTAGTCGCGGTGCTCTTGCCGACGATCGCCAGTGCAGTTTTTGCAGACACCGTTCAGGCGCTGATCGCACGACTGCACGCGGCCAATTATCAGACCTTGCTGGGATTGACCGAGTATGCGGCGCACCGCGAGGAAGCCTTGCTCGAGGCTATTCTGGGACGGCGTCCGGACGGCGTTGTACTCGCGGGTACGGATCACACCGCGCTGACGATTGCCCGCCTGAAACAGGCCCGTATTCCAGTAGTCGAAATGTGGGATCTGAACGCGAACCCGATCGATACGATCATCGGTTTCTCGCACGAAGCAGTGGGCATCGCCGTCGCTCGGCACTTGTTTCAAAAAGGCTATCGTCGCTTCGGCATCGTCTCCGTCGACGATCCGCGTGGCTTGCGACGTAGCCGCAGTGCGATGGCCGAACTCCAAAGCCTGGCCAGCGACCACGTGGCGATGGAGATCCTGGCCGCACCGGCGACGATGGGGTTGGGGCGGGAGGGTTTGCGTCGCTTGTTGGACCGCGGAAACTACGACGCGGTGCTGTGCAGTTCCGATACCCTCGCGGCGGGCGTGCTGGCCGAAGCAGCAAGCCGAGGCATCGCCGTTCCGGTACATTTGGGTGTCATGGGGTTCGGCGACCTGAGCGCCGCCGCGCATCTATATCCGTCCCTGTCGACGGTACGCGTGGATGGCCGCGGCATTGGCGAGCGCGTGGCCACCACGCTGCTGCACCGTTTCGGCGTTCTTCCCGCGCCGGCCGATTGCGCCCCCGCCGACGACCATCGCAACACGATCGATACCGGCTTCGACATCATCGACCGCGATAGCACCCGCGTCCTGTAA